From the Vibrio vulnificus CMCP6 genome, the window AACATGCCATCATTAAGGCGCTATTGAGCAAACAACTTGCTGCGTGTATTCAAGAAATACCAATGACTAGCCATTATATTTGGCAAGAAGAAGTATGCCACGACAGTGAAACACTGCTGGTGATAAAAAGCAAAAAATCGCTTTATACGCTGTTGGAAGAAGCGATACGTGAGTTGCACAACTACGAAGTGCCGCAAATTGTACAACTCGACATCGCCGCGGGCTTTCCGCCCTATTTAAGCTGGATCGCGGCCAACACCTTGGAGACGCAAAAGCATTAACGAGGTAAGTGCACCGAGGGTGTCACACAGCATGTCTTTCTGTGCATCCCAGATATCACCTTGAGAGCCGAGAAAAGCGATGCCTTCGTCACCACCGGCGAGGGCAGCATACCACCATTCAATAATTTCATAGGCAGCGGCTAAGCTCATAATCGCAAACAGGGCAAATAAAGAAGCAAAAGTGAACGACTGTTTATGCTGTTTCACCAAGTACTCTGCAATGGGATAAGCGTAAAGGCCGATAGAAAAGTGGGCCAAGCGATCATAGTTGTTTCTTTCCGAGCCAATCAGCTGGTTGAACCAATCAAATGGCACTTCGGCGAAAGTGTATTTTGCCCCGATGGTGTGTAGACAAAGCCAAACAAACATCAGTAAGTAAGCGGTGCGACTGAAGGTAAAGCGTCGACTGAGCCAAATGATCGTCGCAAGAATGGCAACGGCTGGAATGATTTCGGCAATCCACACCGCGTGAGAGGTCGGCGATACCGCAGAGAAAACGAAGATGACAGCATAGCCGAGCGTCAAGAGCAGCAAAGGATTTTGTTTTGTCATTAAGTTTTCCTTCTTCATCGTGATTCTATTCCCTTAGTTTTCGCGTAAATCGCGTCAAATGATGACAGCTTATTGAACGTTGTTCAATTAATTTGTGTGACGCACCATTCACCCTGATGGTTTGGGCGATGTAATCAGAGAGAGTAAGCGGGTATATCGATTACGAAATGTGTTGATAGCTTGCGCGTTGGCTCAACATTTAACCGTTTGCGGCAATACATTTCATTAAAGTTTGATTTACATTTGCTTGTACCACTAGAATCCGGACTCTAATTCAAAAAACAAAAAGAAAGTGAAGTCATGAAACTGGAAACTGTCGATTATCTTGCTGATGATGCAGCAGAACAATTTGTCACATCGCTGCGCGAAACTGGGTTTGGCGTCCTGAAAAATCACCCAATTCCGAAAGAGTTGGTGGAATCGATTTATAAGAACTGGTACGAGTTTTTCTCAACGGAGCAAAAGCACGATTTTCATTTTAATGTTGAAACACAAGATGGTTACTTCCCACCGTCGGTTTCTGAAGTGGCGAAAGGGCATAGCGTTAAAGACATCAAGGAATACTTCCACGTCTATCCTTGGGGTCAAATGCCAGAGCAGCTCAAAGCAGAAATCATGGAATACTATGAGCGCGCAAATGCCTTTGCTTCCGAACTGCTAGGCTGGGTTGAAGCCCACGCACCAAAAGAGGTTCAGGAAAAGTTTTCTGTTGCTCTGTCTGAGATGATCAATGGCAGTGACAAAACCTTATTGCGTGTATTGCACTATCCACCAATGACGGGTGATGAAGAGCCGGGCGCTATTCGCGCGGCTGCGCATGAAGACATCAACTTGTTGACCGTATTACCAGCGGCAAATGAGCCTGGCCTTCAAGTGAAAGCGAAAGATGGCAGCTGGATTGATGTGCCGTGTGACTTTGGCAACTTGATTATTAACATCGGCGACATGCTACAAGAGGCGTCAGGTGGTTACTTTCCGTCGACAACACACCGTGTGATCAACCCAACGGGTGAACGTCAAACGCAGTCGCGCATTTCACTACCATTGTTCCTTCATCCTAAACCTGACGTAGTTCTTTCTGAGCGCTACACCGCGCATAGCTATCTGATGGAGCGTTTAAGAGAGCTAGGTGTGATTTAAGCCTTATTCCACATCACAGACTGTGAGAGACAGCCAATGTGCTGTCTCTTTTTTTCAACACTGCTTCACGAACTGACAGTCAAAATGAAATCTTGCTCGACAAATTGGCTATCCTGACTTTGAATAAAAGGAGCAAGCAAATTCAGATAGGCGAATAGGATGCAGCAAACGAATTTGGCGGCCACTTTCCAAACCTACATGGAAAACCCGTTGTTATGGCCGATTTTAGAAGTATTACGTCAGCAGCCAAGTGGCTGGAAGGTACACACTCTCGCTTCACATTTAGGTGAGCTGGGATTGATTCACCAACTTGATCCTTCTCCCGACAAAGATCTTTTTAAGCGCAACTTTCTGATCATGAATGCGCTTTATCAGTTACAAGAAACGCTTTACCCAGACCATTGGCTTCAAGTTGAGGCGATGAATATCGTTTTGATGTCGAGTCACGCCTGCGCTGGCCATACCATAGACGTCGATGATCCTTTAAGAGAATACTACGTCCAGTGGCAAAATTACGAAGCGAATGAAGGGGAAGTTAAACGTCTTTTGAACGAGTTCTGGACGCGTTATCGTCGTTTTGTTGGGCATCATGAAGGGGAGCCCATCGATAGAGAAAAAGCGTTGCAGTTGTTTGAACTCGATCCACATGCAACGGCCGTTGATATCCGTAAGCGTTGGAGAAGGCTCGCACTGCGTTGGCATCCAGATCGTGACAACGGCAATGCAGAGCGATTTCGCGTGCTGTGCGAAGCGTGGAACGTTTTACGCCACTGACACCCAATAGCCACTCGGAGCCAATCACGTCTATTGGTTATCTTTGAGTTATTTGGGTGACCACTGCGATCTTAGAACTGCCAATACCACCGTGTTCCACCAAGTCTCTTTAAAGAAGCGGTTTTCTATGAACTCCGCTTCCTGTGTCATGCCAAGTTGACGGCATAACTTAATCGCTGGGCGATTTTTTGAAATAGTTTCGGCGTAAACCCGATGGACATTCAGTTGGTTAAAAGCGAAATCGAGTAGGGCAGACATCGCTTCTACCGCTAAACCACTGTGATGAAAAGTGCGTTTTAAACCGCAACCACTTGAGGCTTGTTGATCATTTTCCAGTCTCAGTCCTGCAATGCCCATGTACTCGCCAGTAAAGCGATCTGTGACAGCAAGATGGAAGGCTTGCCGAGGAGATTGCTGTGCTTGCTCATAGAATAAGTTCACTAAGAATGCACATTTCTCTGCTGAGCAATC encodes:
- the cutA gene encoding divalent-cation tolerance protein CutA, giving the protein MSDSNHDFCVVLTTTNNDANKHAIIKALLSKQLAACIQEIPMTSHYIWQEEVCHDSETLLVIKSKKSLYTLLEEAIRELHNYEVPQIVQLDIAAGFPPYLSWIAANTLETQKH
- a CDS encoding DUF2238 domain-containing protein, which encodes MKKENLMTKQNPLLLLTLGYAVIFVFSAVSPTSHAVWIAEIIPAVAILATIIWLSRRFTFSRTAYLLMFVWLCLHTIGAKYTFAEVPFDWFNQLIGSERNNYDRLAHFSIGLYAYPIAEYLVKQHKQSFTFASLFALFAIMSLAAAYEIIEWWYAALAGGDEGIAFLGSQGDIWDAQKDMLCDTLGALTSLMLLRLQGVGRDPA
- a CDS encoding isopenicillin N synthase family dioxygenase, whose translation is MKLETVDYLADDAAEQFVTSLRETGFGVLKNHPIPKELVESIYKNWYEFFSTEQKHDFHFNVETQDGYFPPSVSEVAKGHSVKDIKEYFHVYPWGQMPEQLKAEIMEYYERANAFASELLGWVEAHAPKEVQEKFSVALSEMINGSDKTLLRVLHYPPMTGDEEPGAIRAAAHEDINLLTVLPAANEPGLQVKAKDGSWIDVPCDFGNLIINIGDMLQEASGGYFPSTTHRVINPTGERQTQSRISLPLFLHPKPDVVLSERYTAHSYLMERLRELGVI
- a CDS encoding DNA-J related domain-containing protein encodes the protein MQQTNLAATFQTYMENPLLWPILEVLRQQPSGWKVHTLASHLGELGLIHQLDPSPDKDLFKRNFLIMNALYQLQETLYPDHWLQVEAMNIVLMSSHACAGHTIDVDDPLREYYVQWQNYEANEGEVKRLLNEFWTRYRRFVGHHEGEPIDREKALQLFELDPHATAVDIRKRWRRLALRWHPDRDNGNAERFRVLCEAWNVLRH
- a CDS encoding GNAT family N-acetyltransferase: MTFTITTERLILRDFTPHDVEAYFQQCQDPKYQRFYSVEDCSAEKCAFLVNLFYEQAQQSPRQAFHLAVTDRFTGEYMGIAGLRLENDQQASSGCGLKRTFHHSGLAVEAMSALLDFAFNQLNVHRVYAETISKNRPAIKLCRQLGMTQEAEFIENRFFKETWWNTVVLAVLRSQWSPK